A region of the Nitrospirota bacterium genome:
GAGAGGCGCTTGAGCCGGTCCGCGAGGTCGAAGTCGGAGCCCAGGAGCCAGTGGACCGGCAGGCCGAAGTAATGGGCCTTCGCGACCGCGCCGACCGAGGGAAAGGCCGACTCCAGGATCAGCCCGGCTGCCGGACGCCGGACGGCCAGGTCGCCGGCCACGGCCGCGCCGAGCGAGCGGCCGAAGATGACGATCTGCTCGGGCGGCGTCCGGCGCCGCTGGACCAGGTAGGTATAGGCCGCCAGGGCATCCTGATAGAGCCCGTCCTCCGACGGGCTTCCCTCGCTCCGCCCGTAGCCCCGGTAATCGAACAGGAAGACCGAGAGGCCGAGCCGGTGCAGTCGCGCCAGATTGTCCAGCCGGTGGATGATGTTCCCGGCGTTGCCGTGGCACCAGAGGAGCACCGCCCGCCGCTCCGCCCCTTCGACGTACCAGCCGAAGAGGCGCGTCCCGTCCTCCGCGTCGAACCAGACCTCCTGGAGCGGAAGCCCGCTGGCCCTGGCCCAATCCCGCTCCAGCCAGGGCTCCGGATAAAACACGAACAGGCGGTCGAGGAAGTTCCTGGCTCGTCGGCCCGACCACATCAAAAGAACCCCTGCAGGTAGAAGACGGCCTGGCTGTCGTCGTAGCGGCGGGAGTACTCGAACCGCACCGCCAGGTTCTGCTGCAGCGCGTACCGCGTCCCGAAGAACCAGCGGAAGTCGTCCGACTGCTCGCCGATCGGATAGCGGAGGTAGGTCGTGGAGACCATGAACTTCCACCGGTCCGAGAGGTTGGCCAACATCCCCACCGTGCCGCCGCCCCCGATCCGGTGGTTGTCGCGATAGGCATGGCCGTAGTTGGCATCCACTTCGGCGAAGGCGAAGTAGACCTCCCGCTCCCAGAGCCGGCTTTCCAACGCCGCGCCCGGTCCCCCGTTCAGGTTCGCCGCTCCGCAGTAGCGGCAGGCGGGCCGGTTGACCGTCTCCCAGCCGCCGCTGACCTTCCAGGAGGGGGAGTGGAAGAACCGATCCATCGGAGAGAGGGACAGGATGTTCGCCACCGTCAGCTTTTCCAGCCGGTACTGGTTGTGCTGGGTGTAGTGGCGGACGTTCATGGCCATGATCTCGATCTGGGCGTCGGGGCTGTACCCCGGCTCCGGGTCCAGCAGGTCATGATAGCCGGCCCGGATGCTCAAATCCTCGAAAAAATCGCCGTTCCGCCAGCCCAGTCCCACGCCGGCCCGTGAAGTCTTGTGGCCCGTCTCGGGCGACGACGTGTAGGGCGCGACCTTCACGTCTTCCGATTTCACCCGGAGCTCGCTGCGCGCGACCAGCACCGCCCGGTTCCGTTCCTTGTACGTCTCGGCGCGGGACTCGTCCGTCACGCCCTTGTACCGCAGGTAGTCGGAGGCCAGGTCCAGCACGAAGGCCCGCCGCTCGACTGGCAGCCTGGCGAACTCGTCCGACTTGGCCACGGCGGCGTCCCGCACGATCCGGGAAAGCCACCCCCGTTCTTCGTCGGAGAGGACTTCACGCTTCCGCTTGATCACCGTGCTGCGCGCCGGCCGGTAGGCGATCTCCCCGACCAGCCCCGGCTGCTGGACCAGAAGTCGGATCGTATCGGCCGGCACGGTCCAGAACACGAACTGGTCCACCAGGTGCCAGTCCGGATTGGCGTATTCCAGCAGCCAGAGAATCTGGTAGGAGCAGTTCTCCTTGAAGAAGTAATAATCCACGTAGACGTTGCCGATCTCCCAGGCGTGCATGAGCAGGCGGTGGATCTGCTCGTCCGTCAGATTCAGCCGGTATTCCCAGATGTCGCGGTTCTCGATGTCCCGGTACTCCTGCACCTTCAGGTAATAGGGAAGGGTGGAGAAGAAGCCCTTGAATCCTCCGAAGACCCCTTTCATGGCGTAGGTGAACCCGATGTCGCCCGGCGCGTCCGCGGCGAAGTTGATGGTGTAGGCCAGGATGCGGGTCTGCTCGGTCTGCCCCTTCTGGTCAATACGCAGGAACGTATGGCCGAACATCGAAGCGGGATTGTTCAGGTAGGCGGACGGAAAGATCATGCTGACGCCTTGCGGATTCAACTCGCCGAACCAGCCGTGAAACCGCTCGCACGCGGCGGGCGGCAGGCGGTGGTCGTCGAAGGACAGCCTAGCCTTCAGCCAGTGGTAGCGGGCGATGAAGGCGCATTGCGCCGGCTGTTTCGCGCGACCCACCGGCTCGGCGGAGAAGAACTGCGCCAGCGTTGCCTCCAGCTCGGACCGAGGATCGGTTTTGCCGGCCGGGGACAGGAAAAACTCCGGGTCGTCCACCTCGCTCGTGACCCCGCCCGTGAAGTTCGGCCGGTAATGAAGCAGAACGCGCCACTCCCGCTCTTCGGCGAGTTTGGCCTCTATCGCCCGGCTGGTAAGGTCGGCTAAATAGGCGGGATCAGGCGTCTCGGCGGAGTGGCCGGCGGCCGCCCCCAACAGAGTCAGTAGGAAACCGATTGATGCCGGCCCAGCCGCTCGCCGGCGTGTCATGTCCCCCGGCGGTGCGAGGCGTGATGCTTGTGCGCGGCATGCATGAGGCGGGTGTCATGGGAAAGAAATTCGACGTCGCCATGATCGAGGATCTCGGCGTATGAAGCCAAATGAATCGCGTCCATGCCACGGAGTCCATACCGCACGGCCAGCGACCCTGCTTTCACGGCGACCGGAAGCGACAGATGGATGACCAGAAAGCGATGCCAGGATTCGCGAAAATCCTCGACAACGGCCTTGAAGTCACGCCTATTCATCGCCCCTTCCCTGTGGCGGCGTGCCAGGGCCGCATGCGCTTCTGGATAGGCGATGACGGACGTAGCGACGCGGTCGACCGCTTCGGCGTGAGCTTGAACGTCCTGTGTGCCGGGCTCCTGCACGTAGAGCTTCAGCAGGCTGGATGTATCCAGATAGAGGATCACCCTCGATCTTCCAGAACGGCTTCAGCCAGGTGGGCAGGACCTTTGCGAAGTTTCCGAGGATGAAACCGGGGCTTCCCGCCTTCCCACATGGCGATGCCTGCTTCGACAAGAGAACGGGCAAGACGTTCCGATTCCGACACCGACGCCGAGACTCCGGAGAGATCGGCGACAGCCCGACGGCGATCGAGGATGCGGATGGTTTCTCCAGCCTTGGCTCGCCGGACATATTCGCTCAGCTTCGCTTTGAGCGTGGCGATGTTCACGGTGCGCATCGCGTCCTCCACAACATAGTCACGAACATGTATGACACATGACCATATTCTCGTCAAGGACTAAGGGCTGAGGGTGAGGGGGAATCGGCGGTGGCCAGGAGAAGAGAAAGGACCGGAGCCCCGACAATTGCCTCGGGGCCCCGCATCGTTGGTGACCGTCAGCGAGTCGTCTGCGCCTGGGCCAGCAGGGGATGCTGCGCCATGGCCTGGTTCAGCGCCGCAATCATCGCCGCGGCGGACGTCTGGCCGGCGGCCGTCAGGCTCACGTACCGCTCCTGGGCCAGCGCGAAGAAGGCCGGCTGCCGCTCCGCCGGCACCCCCATCAGGTCCGCCAAGGAAGCCAGGTGCTCCCCGCCGCCCCGCGCCATGTCCTGCTCAAGATTGTCAAAATCGAGCTTCACGAAGACCCTGGCCTTCTCCTCTGCCCACACCTGCCCATTGTTCTTGCAGCCGAGCGTCCCCGTGGTAATGCCAAAAGCCTGGAAAGGGATGATCGTGTTGTTCGTCGTGGACATCAGCAGTTGCGGGCCGATCCCGTGGCCGAGCTTCGAATCTTCCCACACGACCTTTCCAAGTCCGCACCCGGGA
Encoded here:
- a CDS encoding DUF3015 family protein; protein product: MMNKRWFAVCASLAIFAVQTGIGVAGTADTGPGCGLGKVVWEDSKLGHGIGPQLLMSTTNNTIIPFQAFGITTGTLGCKNNGQVWAEEKARVFVKLDFDNLEQDMARGGGEHLASLADLMGVPAERQPAFFALAQERYVSLTAAGQTSAAAMIAALNQAMAQHPLLAQAQTTR
- a CDS encoding alpha/beta hydrolase, coding for MWSGRRARNFLDRLFVFYPEPWLERDWARASGLPLQEVWFDAEDGTRLFGWYVEGAERRAVLLWCHGNAGNIIHRLDNLARLHRLGLSVFLFDYRGYGRSEGSPSEDGLYQDALAAYTYLVQRRRTPPEQIVIFGRSLGAAVAGDLAVRRPAAGLILESAFPSVGAVAKAHYFGLPVHWLLGSDFDLADRLKRLSLPKLIVHGDQDEIIPLELGRQVFDLAKEPKSFYVVPGADHNSLYVIGGHAYFRRLKQFVDQVVPR
- a CDS encoding prevent-host-death protein, coding for MRTVNIATLKAKLSEYVRRAKAGETIRILDRRRAVADLSGVSASVSESERLARSLVEAGIAMWEGGKPRFHPRKLRKGPAHLAEAVLEDRG
- a CDS encoding DUF4105 domain-containing protein translates to MTRRRAAGPASIGFLLTLLGAAAGHSAETPDPAYLADLTSRAIEAKLAEEREWRVLLHYRPNFTGGVTSEVDDPEFFLSPAGKTDPRSELEATLAQFFSAEPVGRAKQPAQCAFIARYHWLKARLSFDDHRLPPAACERFHGWFGELNPQGVSMIFPSAYLNNPASMFGHTFLRIDQKGQTEQTRILAYTINFAADAPGDIGFTYAMKGVFGGFKGFFSTLPYYLKVQEYRDIENRDIWEYRLNLTDEQIHRLLMHAWEIGNVYVDYYFFKENCSYQILWLLEYANPDWHLVDQFVFWTVPADTIRLLVQQPGLVGEIAYRPARSTVIKRKREVLSDEERGWLSRIVRDAAVAKSDEFARLPVERRAFVLDLASDYLRYKGVTDESRAETYKERNRAVLVARSELRVKSEDVKVAPYTSSPETGHKTSRAGVGLGWRNGDFFEDLSIRAGYHDLLDPEPGYSPDAQIEIMAMNVRHYTQHNQYRLEKLTVANILSLSPMDRFFHSPSWKVSGGWETVNRPACRYCGAANLNGGPGAALESRLWEREVYFAFAEVDANYGHAYRDNHRIGGGGTVGMLANLSDRWKFMVSTTYLRYPIGEQSDDFRWFFGTRYALQQNLAVRFEYSRRYDDSQAVFYLQGFF
- a CDS encoding type II toxin-antitoxin system VapC family toxin is translated as MILYLDTSSLLKLYVQEPGTQDVQAHAEAVDRVATSVIAYPEAHAALARRHREGAMNRRDFKAVVEDFRESWHRFLVIHLSLPVAVKAGSLAVRYGLRGMDAIHLASYAEILDHGDVEFLSHDTRLMHAAHKHHASHRRGT